A region of the Apium graveolens cultivar Ventura chromosome 6, ASM990537v1, whole genome shotgun sequence genome:
AGGGGTATCAGGGAAGTTTCAAGCTGTAGCGGCAGTCATCACATAGCAATTCAACCATGCCAATAATCACAAGCTCCGGTGTTACACCgtggagggagggagggagggagggagggagggagggagggagggggaGGTATTCTCATTTCCAACTCAAAACCGGCTCTCTTGATGTTATATACAAATAGCACTCCAGAAAATAATAGAACCTTCGAAACGTTTGCAAAGAATGAAATGTAATGACAAAATGTAGTGTGAAATGATCACATTGCAGTTATCTGTTGATCGGACCAAAAACCCCCTCACAATCATGTTAGCTGCATCTCCAGTGTTTACAAAATGTGGACAACTAAACTCCTATGAGAGGTTGTCAGCCACCGTCTTCTCTTATGCAATTTCCGGGTAAAAGAAACTTATATTTGTCTGCATTCTCCAAAAGATAGCCTGGAAGATAAACAGCAGAGTAGGAATGTGGTATATCACCCATTTTTCCGATGATCTCCTTGAAGGTATACTCTTCAGGAAGCATGTCAAATAGGTCGGCACCTTTGCAAATTACTGCCTGAACTCTCTTAGGGTTCAGAAATTTATTAAACCTTACTCTGTCAAAATGACTGTAGGCTTGCATTTTAAATATGAACTCACTGATACGGCGGAAGCAAAAGCTACAATGCCATCCAGCATCTGCCAAGATGTCATCAGACTGGCGAAAATGTGCATATCTTGTCTTTCCACTCTGATATCTATGAATTGAAGCTCTCCAGCTGTTATTGTCCATTAGAAACTCAAAAGAATACAGGTAGTTTTTCAATCGAAGATGGAGTACAGGTGGTATGTCTTCACACCACCTCAGTAAATTGATGGTGTGCCTACTTGGTATCTCATCAACATCAGACATTATTAACAAGTCATCATCTTGAATACCTGCTTTCCTAAGAAGATAATCGAGTGCTAGTCGTTGATACGCTTCCTCAACAAAAGGGTTATCTCCTTTTCTATTTCTGCCTGGAATTTGTCCATAAGTCAAACGAGACTCAACAAACTGAAAATCATCTCTATGGCTGGCAAAGACCAGCGGCTTTGCTAATCCAGTAAAAGTTGAATTCGACTCAAGAAGAACAAACTCTGTTACATAAGGATGCAATTCATTCCATCGCACAGTAAGCAAATCTACTTCGTTACTGAACAGCACTGCATCAAACACTCGCCTCGGGGTCTCTCGCGTGCCCCAACCATGAAGTTTGCACAGATTACTCATTGTCACATTCTCATGATAATAATGAGGAATCTCATGAAATGGTTTAGGTGGAGACTCCCATAATGGCCGCAAGAAGTATGACACTTTTTGACCGTGCAGATATAAACCAAAGACACACATAGGAATCAATATTAGTAGGAAGACATACATTTTCAAATCTAGACCACGCATAATACAACGTAATCTTGTCATGCTCAAAACACGGCCAGAGTCCTGCCATTAAGAGCAAATATATTTTTTAGCACACTAGctgaagaaaaagaaacaaaaaagcACAGCCTGATTTACAAGCATATACTTAGCTAGTTAAAAGACAGCCACTCCTCCCAAAAAAGAGAGAAATAACTAATTACGTCAATCTGGTCAAGTACAATTACATATGCAGACACCATTAAAAACACCAAAATTTTGCAAATTAGAACTCAATTACCTCAAACAACAAGGCATCTTATAACCCCTGTCTTCGGAATAAATTAACTAAGATGAACACTTATCCTAAGTTGTTCAAAGAAGGTATCAAAATTTATAATTACAAAAAGACAGAGCATAGGACTTGAATATGATCAAGTAACCCAACATTTAAGCATAAACAAAACCTAGATCAagaaaatctctctctctctctccccagaaaatctctctccctctcagtctctctctctctctccctctctctcctctcctctctctctctctctctctctctctctctctctctctcacacacacacacacacactcacacagGTACGTAGATGATGAAGATTAAATAATCAACATAAACATAGATACTTcataaaaaacacaaaaaattacaagtccatttaagcaattaaaattattcaaatttCAATTTTGACTTGGCCTTGAAAAACAACATACATAAACAAGACTTTTACATGCTCAAATTCCACGCGTTTTCACATAAACTATACACATAACAAGAAAAACCCAGATGGTAAAAATCAAAAATTGTCAAAAACAAACAAATCCCAACAATGCAATCAAAAAACAAATAGATCTATATTTACATAAAGATTGAATCTTTTTCATAAAAGATGAAATCTTTACCTCACCAGAAGCATTCCCACAAAAATCATCGGACTTTTTAGAACAATAATCAGATCCTCCTTCTGCCATTGTATATATTTTCTCACAAAATCTTGTTAAGCTCCACATGTTTCTTTGCTTTATGTAAgataatatatgtatatgtgtgtgcaTATATATCAAATGTTGAATCAAGAATCAACCCACAAAGCACAGAACAATGGATAAAAACACAAATAATGATAAAGATCTTTAACTTAACCAATTAGGGTTTTCTAAATTTTCTTGACAAAAAAAAGATTATTTTTTTTGATGAAAAAAAGGGCGTGAAAATCAGATAGGGCTAGATATGTTCCGGGTAATTAGAATGAATGCAGAAGGAAAGAGCACATGGGTTGAAAGGAAGATGAGAGAAAATGAATAAAAGAATGAGAAAATTTAAAAAGAGGATGAATGAGAAAAGTGGATGTTGAGTGCATGTGTTTATGACAAGGCGGTTGGAGTAAACAGAACAGCAAGAGGAAGCCCTTTCTCCTGTCTTCTGCCCCAGGACAGTAAGGTGAGCTTCGAGCCTCGCGTCGCGTAATTCGAGCCAACATTAATCGACTTAAGTTGAGCCGgctcgtttagctaaacgagcCGATTTTAATGAGTCGTGCGAACCGTCTTGTTTAGTTTTATACTTAATCGAGTCTAAATCTCTACCGAACTTGGTTTGTTTAATTTCACGATTCGAGTCGAGTCGAGCGGGCTCGAGTAATTACACAAGCCGGAACCTCCGGCCGAACTCGGCTCGTCGAGCCTATTTAAACGAGTTCGAGCCGGGCAAGCTCGCGACCCGCCCAACTCGAATTACAGCCCTACCTGAAATTTCTAAACAATTTTTCGGGTTTCgagattattcatttatcgagatttataaatatttgtTTAGAAATTTcactttttcaaaaatattaattttttatagaaaaatgttataaatcaaaaaaaattatttgtgaaAATAATATGGATGCACGAATCATGTTATTTACGAGAGAATAATCGTTATTATACAGACAACTCAGTATCTGAAAATGATTTTGAAATCGATTCCGAAGACTTCTGCCATTATTACCGTTCTTGTTGACTTATCAAATTAAGCAAATTTTGTCTAAAGATATTCAAATAAATTGAGGGGGTAAAAAAAGGAAATAAGTTGAGGGATTTACGGTGAGACATTATGTCAGGTGTGTTAGGACTGTGTGTAAACAGTGCAGTCCTTAAAAATAGTACGCGTGTAACGAAGCAGTGACGGGGCTCTAGACAATTCTGCTACGTGTGTTTTATTTGATGGATGTATGTTGACAGTTGAAATATAGTAACGTCAATAGTGTATTTAAATATTTACCCCTACGGGTTAGCTAGTTCTAAGTATTTATACCGGACTGTTTGTTTACctaacttataagttgaatttataacttataagttgataatTTGAATATTACTAATGTCGTAccttttctcaacttattttgatttttcattttttttattaattttagtttttaaatatatatttttaaatgttaatttaatttaaaagtcatgaattaagataatcatatttaaaaattatttattttagttcatttaagttaaaaaaattgacttataagtaaaattaaccaaacacttacgtaacttataagtattcatctagttattatttttaaagcacttattaattttaaggcataagttacttattttaagatttctcaAACGGACAATATGTTAGCTATAGCCCAATTATAGGCCAATAAAACCCAACGAGCGAATGCCCATTTTGCATCTGGACCATTAGGCCGAAGGTCCACGTTACTTATGGACTGAAAGTCCAATTAGCCTTTTACAAACTGCTCAGCTATGCGGAATCAAAACGGCTTCCCCTTTCAGGCTCCTCTAATGTTCGTCTATATTTTACTCATAACAAACGAACATTTATGACAGGTTTACGTTTAAATACTCCATGAAATGTAAGAAACAAATAACTTTACAGATACTCTCACAACTCTCTCTATATTATTGTAATTTCAAAAATCTACTTTACATCCAGATTACTAATTCTCACGTCGGAGGTGAATCGAGGGGATAATTCCTCGCATTTTCTTCCTTTTCGGGTCGAAACCGAAGGTCGTTCTTGAACGGATGAAGGTTGTTCTTCAAACTGAAGGAATCTGAACGTAACATTTGGCATCATCTGTGGTAACTACGAGAATTGTGACGAGATACTGAGAAAATGACAAACCCAATCCACGAACAATCACCACCTGGTTTCACTCCTCACGACGGGGGGCAGACGTCCTCCTTGGTTGATGTTGACGGAGTCATTAAGTTGACTCCCGAAGAAGAAGCTTTGCTTCTAAAGATCCGGACAGACAAATCAGTCGCGGAGAAGGGCAAAGGTAAAGAAATTGAACAAGCAGAGAAACAGCAATGTTGTAAAAATTCGGGCTCTTAGGGTTCTTTCGGAAGTCATAGTGGAACCAAAAGAGCCGGGTAAGCGGCTAAACGTCGGCCTTAAGGCATCGGTTGTGGAAGCAATTTATATGGATAAACCCATTCGGGTCCACATGTCCCAACGCGATGCCCATTTAACTGAAGAGTCGCTTCAGAATCTTCAACAGAAGAACTCTGAAGCCACACTTGAACGCCACTTTGGTGATGCCAATGGCACAGTCCCCGTATCCCTTCAGAACTAGCGGAATATCGTAAATCTGCTCACGGGAGGTTGTGGGGTACAACCAAAAATAACCTATAGGGTACAACCAAAAATAACCTCTAGTCAGAGTACATACGCCCCACCCTCTCTTCGGATAATTCCAAGCGGTTGTTGGCCGCTGGGCATACAACAATCGAACTGAAGAGTCTCATCTTTGTCAGTTTGGGTTGGGAGGTGGAGGTCCCCGTCAGAATGTTCGCTCGGTCCTTGTCCCTGTATTCGAAAATAAAGAGACAGGTTAGTCCATGTACTTAGATAAATGatgagaaaaaaaattaaaaaaccaAAAAAGAAACTGAGTACATGTCATGGGACCGACCGAACGACTCTCGAAAGAAAGAAGTTAAATGTCAAGAGTCGGATCCCGACAAATGTTCTATACAAAAAATTCTCGAAGGAAGTTCTTGCCCCTAGAGCACCTCGCATGTCATTTTTAAACTCAacaggaaaaagaaaagaaaaaccgaACACTCTGGGTCGGCTTCCGAAGGATGTTCTACATACAAGATTTCCCGAAGGAAGTTCTTGCCCCTAGAGCACCTCGCATGCCATCTTTAAGCCCAGTGGTTCCCCAAAAGGAGAAGAAAAAACAAGGTACCTGTTATCTACCCAGAAAATACCCCATGAACACAAGCAAAGATAATAAACAAACATGTATTACCAAAGAAACCCAAGAGCCTGCATGCAAAAATAAATAGGACACTTCAAGTAAATAAAAAAGGGAAAACACCACTTACTGGTTTCAAGATGTTGCTCTACTGTGATCGGGTGATCTCGGAAAACAGAGTTGACACTGCCCGTCTTGAAGAAACTAGAGAGTAATTTTTCTGTTGTTGGTGCTTGAATgtgaaaataaaaatgaaaaagtgACTGTGAAGTTTGTACATATAAAGGCTCCCAAAAACCCAAGCGTTTTGATTGCCAAAAATCGTCCATGGGAGTTTTGAAATCAACGGCCCAGATAGAAACGGTTGGGATTCAACGGCCACGATGTAATCACGAAAAGACGTGGGTGACAACTGTCCACATTATTATGCCCCCACGATGCTGCCACGTGGTCGGACGGACCAGAGGAAAGACCGAAGGATTACCCTAGGGTTTTTCACCCCAAGATGGGTCAGGAACGATGTCTATCGACCGACCGATTGACTGGTCGAAAGAGAGGGACATGTTAGTTGTAGGCCGAATAAGGCCCAACGAGCGAAGGCCTATCTTGCATCTAGATCATTGGGCCTAAGGCCCACATTACTTATGGACCGAAGGCCCAATTAGCCTTTTACAAACTACTTATCAATGCAGAATCAAAACGGCTCCCGCCCTTCAAGCTCCTTCAACGTTCGTCCATATTTTACTCATAATGGATGAAATTTATGACAGGTTTGGGCTTAAATACCCCATGGAATGTAAGAAACAAACAACTTTATACATACTCTCATAAATCTCTCTACATTCTTGTATTTCCAAAAACCTACTTTACATCCAGATTACTAATTCTCACGCCTGAGGTAAATCAGGGGGACAATCTCTCGCACTCTCTTCCTTTTCAGGTCGAAACCGAATGTCGTTCTTGACCGGCCGAAGGCTGTTCTTCAAACCGAAGAAATTTTAGCGTAACACattaatttttaaatcaaattttttaCCATGTGCACATCGGCACACAATAAGCGCAAAATTTTTTATGTTTAAGCTATTTTGATTGACTCCTTCTTTCCCCTGCATACAAAAAAAGACACTAATCAAAATGTCCAAAACTTATTAATCTCCGCATTTATTATGTGCTCATGGGTATAGGGTAGAAAAACTGATTTTAAATTAAGGTGGGTGATTTAGGTAGCAGGAAACGAGGGCATGGAATCTAATATGTGGGTCCATTGGGGTGTTTTTCTTGGTTAAAGACCTATTGAGCTACTTGAACTTAACTTAATCAAGCACAAACCAAGTTCTAGTTATTCGAATTATTTATCGAGTCAAACTCAAACTTCAAATTACTCGATTCATAAGAGTTGTTAATAATCAAGTAGAACCTGATTTCGAGCTATTAATAAAAACATTGTTAATCTAATGATCTAGTTATATTTGTAGCgatcattaaatattaattttattaaatataaagtATTACTCAATTTTcatttatcatatatatatatatatataaagggaTATGACACGTGTATGACGTGGCGCAGTTGCATGCACTTATTCTAATTTTCCCAATTTCTGGCGTAATCTAACTTCtacctatttattttaatttgtttaattggtttaattattattatatgattatatatataaagagTTAGAGTTAGTGTTTgtgtataatatatgtatatgttCTGTGTCTTCTTACATTACATTACATTACTGTCATGCTGCATTATGTTACAGTTAATGATCATGCACCCTTTTGCCTTCTCTCATCTTGAAAATTCAAGCGCCTACGGTTACACTCTTAGTTAACTAAAAAACCCATGGGTTGCTCAGTATCAGCAtatgttaggtatgaatacaataCAGAGggagggtgaatgtgttttggcttaaaggtttgatttttgatcgacttaggctttagcagttggttgttgttaatgatttagtagaatgaatgttaaacataaatagctgtgcaaatatgtaaaacaaagatcttcaaaactcacttaattttatattaaaaatcaagcagtgttttgctacaaaatctctaagttcttgttttagaacttagcttctttcttgagagagaacacacactTTTCTATATGATTGTTCTaattaactagaggaccagtgttaactttataactcagttaactgctggtttacacggtggataataaatatgcttttagcttttctaaactgtcacttgtcatttctatttatagaaaagcaaatcttccatttctggcttagcatatctttagcttcccgtgattactttaatctcctctgtcagttaatctttgtcattgatcttgcacatctctcaagctgctttttgtagacttgtcaatccagctgtgtgaattgtttgttgatttgcaaccttggatattaaactgttctgcaattctgtacttagagaaatttcttcacttcgagatctccaattaagctgtagagaactcaacatcttgataggcatgttggcttttcgatatctctgaaacttcattgttaacttgacttatcgacaactctgagttctccagtgaattttggtttatcgataactcagagttctctaatggactttggcttatcaataactcagagttctctaatgaatgtatacttgtcgatatctctgagttctcgacagacaATTCATGAGTTCTCTACACCtggtggatgttgcttatccgtcgggtagacattgctcatccgtcgagtagacattgctcatccgtcgggtagacattactcatccgtcgagtagatattgctcatccgtcaggtagatgttattcatccgtcggtactctctggagtttaaatgacttctcgataggtcattctggagttctcgaatgatttctctataataCTAATTTtgtgacttatagagatcttgacttagaatgttttacaccaaacagatttattcaactccaagcttcttcataattcttctgaggcatgatcttcttgatcttcttccagatagaattcttaggcttgacactgtttagagaaaaatgctccagtctgctccatttacattttacagacattaagtgttacaagtatgaattacatattaaggttacaatataactaatcttagggttgtcagtatgacttagtcttgttataatacaggcatgtcttgcacaacaatctcccccaatttgtgagaagattgattatcacaaattcatgcatgttaacaagactaaccacaagttaaagaatgaaaataaaatgatacaaaagctgatacaacacttgtacaatgaatatttgacagtttacaataattaagtaaagactgagctgcatacttctttctcaattatgttcttaatttgcacaagtatttccaattcttctaggatgggggtgtcagttagagcctctattagtttgagcaaatctggcttaggatatcttgctaacatccctatcctgtaacTTGACAAAGAGCAAGCTTTTATATTCaaaaatcttccatcctttgatattctgctcttgcctgctgccttca
Encoded here:
- the LOC141667264 gene encoding uncharacterized protein LOC141667264 — encoded protein: MHTHIHILSYIKQRNMWSLTRFCEKIYTMAEGGSDYCSKKSDDFCGNASGEDSGRVLSMTRLRCIMRGLDLKMYVFLLILIPMCVFGLYLHGQKVSYFLRPLWESPPKPFHEIPHYYHENVTMSNLCKLHGWGTRETPRRVFDAVLFSNEVDLLTVRWNELHPYVTEFVLLESNSTFTGLAKPLVFASHRDDFQFVESRLTYGQIPGRNRKGDNPFVEEAYQRLALDYLLRKAGIQDDDLLIMSDVDEIPSRHTINLLRWCEDIPPVLHLRLKNYLYSFEFLMDNNSWRASIHRYQSGKTRYAHFRQSDDILADAGWHCSFCFRRISEFIFKMQAYSHFDRVRFNKFLNPKRVQAVICKGADLFDMLPEEYTFKEIIGKMGDIPHSYSAVYLPGYLLENADKYKFLLPGNCIREDGG